Proteins from a genomic interval of Centroberyx gerrardi isolate f3 chromosome 23, fCenGer3.hap1.cur.20231027, whole genome shotgun sequence:
- the rell1 gene encoding RELT-like protein 1, translated as MANSSVVTPGHNSDAGKGGDGTTEEGNPEYIAFVLVPVFFLLGLLGVLICHVLKRKGYRCTTEAQDEDEEKDECDGMEKDLELAADLNDTLSDNNDTVGQIVRYIMKNEANSDALKAMVRENSIDSDGPPLTPTSPTTPTPPLTPVSPGAPAGAAKHTCNHLHTIGGPGGHKNICSRCSQKKWPLMRRPSARKPEQRRSHHGEVTVLAVGRFRVTKCEKPGRDRRTLLITDSNGSVPTSPTEAEPKSRTTSESQQEETDHLDNGK; from the exons ATGGCTAATTCAAGCGTCGTTACGC CGGGTCACAATTCAGATGCTGGGAAAGGTGGAGACGGAACGACGGAGGAGGGCAACCCGGAGTACATCGCCTTCGTCCTGGTGCCCGTTTTCTTCCTGCTGGGCCTGCTGGGCGTGCTGATCTGCCACGTGCTGAAGAGGAAGGGCTATCGCTGCACCACCGAGGCCCAGGATGAAGACGAGGAGAAGGACGAGTGCGACGGAATGGAAAAGGACCTGGAGCTGGCCGCAG ATCTGAATGACACCCTGAGTGACAACAATGACACCGTGGGACAGATTGTCCGCTACATCATGAAAAATGAAG cGAACTCGGACGCCCTCAAAGCCATGGTTCGTGAGAACAGCATTGACTCCGATGG TCCTCCGCTCACTCCCACCTCCCCCACCACCCCGACCCCTCCGCTGACTCCCGTGTCACCGGGGGCTCCCGCGGGCGCCGCCAAGCACACCTGCAACCACCTGCACACCATCGGGGGTCCGGGCGGCCACAAGAACATCTGCAGCCGCTGCAGTCAGAAGAAGTGGCCGCTGATGAGGAGGCCGTCGGCCCGTAAGCCGGAGCAGCGCCGCAGCCACCATGGAGAGGTCACCGTCCTGGCTgtgggcag GTTCCGGGTGACGAAGTGCGAAAAGCCGGGCCGGGACAGGCGGACGCTGCTCATCACCGATTCCAACGGGAGCGTCCCGACGTCTCCCACGGAGGCGGAGCCCAAGAGCAGGACCACCTCCGAGTCCCAGCAG